Proteins encoded in a region of the Candidatus Hydrogenedentota bacterium genome:
- a CDS encoding LysM peptidoglycan-binding domain-containing protein has product MTLKSARWCALPVVLVVLAAGCATRRQVHHFGPAPAARVRAQELGPAKPRSVTELVQEARDAFNLANAAHEKGDREAALREYVRMLDRLREANLDPIIYHNLRGEFERILDAGAKPSEEGAANPAREALAQANAAQEQGDSEAALRQYNRMLDVLAKAVPDPDALYGVRDSLRNVLTTGEREAAKYDRRRIHPSAEELSKGIMAELETPSVLSDRVLTEISEIQNLYPRNFQGGLDRSYKYLPYIREEFARAGLPPDLVWLAMVESQFSPKVVSRAGAGGMWQFMRATGARYGLKCDPFVDERMNWRKATQSAIRYLSDLNERFDGSWPLAVTAYNMGEGGLDRVLAAANGERNLWKLLDTPCTSALMMDETKKFYAKLLASIIVAKDPERFGFESNPQPAEETVQIKVRGAYSLAALEKAGGLPDGTLRALNPDLIRGVTPPNAEFSLQVPPAAQTQLASALHSVPTVGSDVLRSWDRKHIHVVKRGETIETIAKKYGVSADEVCKTNRIKIASRLTTGRRLTIPAGNIVPVEVRLPEAEADEPDTARARENAPGNKGRMGGSTDKVYTVQKGDTLSNIAAKHKVTLAEVLSWNKIKKPEVINVGDKLVLKGAQDAPDETADEWHVVRAGESLAKIAKQYGVKIDEIAEWNKITTISKINIGDKLVIKGMNGKGQAATAPVKSSGEKQDGRNKGPDKQPPDGQKVVHTVAKGETASSIAARYKVKVSQFLAWNGLTASSVIRAGDQHVVYVPGDTANTNADKLASTVPSQPAGDKKSETGNTTPKRVALAQNDAAKPQEPSGTIHIVAKGETLSSIAARYKVKISDICKWNGWTKLPVLQIGQKVSIQG; this is encoded by the coding sequence GTGACTTTGAAATCCGCGCGCTGGTGCGCATTGCCTGTTGTCTTGGTTGTTCTGGCGGCCGGATGCGCGACACGCCGCCAAGTTCATCATTTCGGCCCTGCGCCGGCCGCTCGTGTGCGCGCGCAGGAGTTGGGTCCCGCAAAGCCCCGCAGCGTGACGGAACTGGTGCAAGAAGCCAGGGACGCATTCAATCTTGCGAACGCGGCCCATGAAAAAGGCGACCGGGAAGCGGCTCTCCGCGAATATGTCCGCATGCTCGACCGGCTCCGGGAAGCCAACCTTGATCCGATCATTTACCACAACCTTCGCGGCGAATTTGAACGCATTCTGGACGCCGGCGCAAAACCTTCCGAAGAAGGCGCCGCAAATCCCGCGCGCGAGGCGCTCGCCCAGGCCAACGCGGCGCAGGAACAAGGGGATTCCGAGGCGGCCCTTCGCCAATACAACCGAATGCTCGATGTGCTCGCGAAAGCCGTCCCTGATCCGGATGCACTGTACGGCGTACGAGACTCTTTGCGCAATGTGCTGACGACCGGGGAACGAGAAGCGGCCAAATACGACCGGCGGCGCATCCATCCTTCCGCGGAGGAATTGTCGAAGGGGATCATGGCCGAACTCGAAACACCGTCCGTGCTGTCCGACCGCGTGCTCACGGAAATCTCGGAAATCCAAAACCTTTATCCGCGAAATTTTCAGGGGGGACTGGATCGCAGTTACAAATATCTGCCGTATATTCGCGAGGAATTCGCGCGCGCGGGGCTGCCGCCCGATCTGGTCTGGCTGGCCATGGTCGAAAGCCAGTTTTCGCCGAAAGTGGTGTCGCGGGCGGGCGCGGGGGGCATGTGGCAGTTCATGCGTGCAACCGGCGCGCGCTATGGCCTGAAATGTGATCCGTTTGTGGACGAGCGCATGAATTGGCGCAAAGCGACGCAAAGCGCCATCCGTTATCTTTCCGATCTCAATGAACGCTTCGACGGCAGTTGGCCGCTGGCCGTAACGGCCTACAACATGGGCGAAGGCGGCCTTGATCGCGTCTTGGCCGCCGCGAACGGCGAACGCAACCTGTGGAAACTACTGGACACGCCATGTACTTCGGCCTTGATGATGGATGAAACGAAGAAGTTCTATGCCAAACTGCTCGCTTCGATCATCGTCGCCAAGGATCCCGAGCGTTTCGGTTTTGAGTCCAATCCGCAACCCGCCGAGGAAACGGTCCAGATCAAGGTGCGCGGCGCCTATTCGCTTGCCGCGCTCGAAAAGGCCGGCGGATTGCCGGACGGCACGCTGCGGGCGCTTAATCCCGACTTGATTCGCGGCGTAACCCCGCCCAATGCCGAATTCTCGCTGCAGGTGCCCCCGGCGGCGCAAACACAACTGGCCTCGGCGCTGCACAGTGTTCCGACAGTGGGATCGGACGTTTTACGGTCTTGGGATCGCAAACACATTCATGTCGTCAAGCGCGGCGAGACGATCGAAACCATAGCCAAAAAATACGGGGTATCCGCCGATGAGGTCTGTAAAACCAATCGCATCAAAATCGCCAGCCGGTTGACAACCGGCCGCCGATTGACCATTCCGGCGGGCAACATCGTTCCGGTGGAAGTTCGCTTGCCGGAGGCGGAGGCCGACGAACCGGACACCGCCCGTGCGCGGGAAAATGCCCCCGGAAACAAAGGCCGCATGGGCGGTTCGACCGATAAAGTCTATACCGTGCAAAAGGGCGACACGCTGTCCAACATCGCCGCAAAGCACAAGGTAACGCTTGCGGAAGTGCTTTCATGGAATAAAATCAAGAAGCCCGAAGTCATCAATGTCGGGGACAAATTGGTCTTGAAAGGCGCCCAGGATGCGCCGGATGAAACGGCGGATGAATGGCATGTGGTCCGCGCGGGCGAGTCCTTGGCCAAGATTGCCAAGCAATACGGCGTCAAGATAGACGAGATTGCCGAATGGAACAAGATTACCACGATTTCAAAAATCAACATCGGCGACAAACTGGTCATCAAGGGCATGAACGGCAAGGGGCAAGCCGCCACGGCGCCCGTCAAATCTTCCGGCGAAAAACAGGACGGAAGGAACAAAGGGCCGGATAAACAACCCCCGGACGGCCAAAAGGTGGTGCATACCGTTGCCAAGGGCGAAACCGCCAGCAGCATCGCCGCCCGGTACAAGGTGAAAGTCAGCCAATTTTTGGCATGGAACGGATTGACCGCGTCATCCGTTATTCGCGCGGGCGACCAGCATGTGGTCTATGTGCCCGGCGATACGGCAAATACAAACGCCGACAAACTCGCCTCGACGGTTCCCTCCCAACCCGCCGGGGACAAAAAATCGGAAACCGGCAATACAACGCCCAAACGGGTGGCGCTGGCCCAAAACGACGCTGCCAAACCCCAGGAACCCTCCGGAACCATTCATATCGTGGCCAAGGGTGAAACGCTCAGCAGCATCGCCGCCCGCTACAAGGTGAAGATCAGCGACATCTGCAAATGGAACGGCTGGACCAAATTGCCGGTCCTCCAGATTGGCCAGAAGGTTTCCATCCAAGGATAG
- the pal gene encoding peptidoglycan-associated lipoprotein Pal, translating to MKTNARVTTLIMVMCLAAVLVLTGGCKGKKQQAINPELTTPTTDSGGGLPDVDQGALQWKPATDLEKIYFDYDSYALRPDALKSLGVNAEKMKADPANTMFQVEGHCDERGTQEYNMALGEKRALAVREHLIKLGIAGDRIVTISYGKERPVAEGHNEAAWKQNRRAEFNRATK from the coding sequence ATGAAGACAAACGCTCGTGTTACGACATTGATCATGGTCATGTGCTTGGCGGCGGTTCTGGTTCTGACCGGCGGCTGCAAAGGCAAGAAGCAACAGGCCATCAACCCTGAATTGACAACTCCGACGACGGATTCGGGCGGCGGATTGCCGGATGTGGATCAAGGCGCGCTGCAGTGGAAGCCCGCGACCGATCTGGAGAAAATCTATTTCGATTATGACAGTTACGCGCTGCGTCCGGACGCGCTCAAGTCTCTGGGTGTGAACGCGGAAAAGATGAAGGCCGATCCGGCGAACACGATGTTCCAGGTTGAAGGCCACTGCGACGAACGCGGCACGCAGGAATACAACATGGCGCTCGGCGAGAAGCGCGCGCTGGCCGTTCGCGAACACCTGATCAAACTCGGCATTGCGGGCGACCGGATTGTGACGATTTCCTACGGCAAGGAGCGTCCGGTGGCGGAAGGCCACAACGAGGCCGCCTGGAAGCAAAATCGCCGCGCCGAGTTCAACCGGGCAACCAAATAA
- the ybgF gene encoding tol-pal system protein YbgF: MRSICWTVAVALSVVFLTAGCGTMGGGQKANAIYDTQRRVASLDKQLSGSVEKLNQNTAELIARLDATDQQLKSLQSQVEESAAKSNLVEKKLDNLTNSLARYFRSGAMPPPAAPGGGEIPPPTGEPLVYSPSREATPAPAPGPAAPAAPLPPPSATSAASPAPAATPAAPIAAAPAAPIGTGNPEADYTQAQKSYASENYKAALEQFDAFLTQYPTSENAPNALFWKAKALQSLEQHEQAIAEFEKLRTNYPTSVRVPYAMLYQAICQAKLGQTARASELMQEVIRNYPMTPAADQAKTEIKRLKPN, from the coding sequence ATGCGATCAATATGCTGGACCGTTGCGGTGGCGCTGTCGGTGGTGTTTCTCACGGCCGGGTGCGGTACGATGGGCGGCGGCCAAAAGGCCAACGCCATCTACGACACCCAGCGGCGTGTCGCCAGTCTGGACAAGCAATTGTCCGGATCGGTGGAGAAACTAAACCAGAACACGGCGGAATTGATCGCCCGGCTCGACGCGACCGATCAGCAATTGAAGTCGTTGCAGTCGCAAGTCGAGGAAAGCGCCGCGAAATCCAATCTTGTGGAGAAAAAATTGGATAACCTCACCAATTCGCTGGCGCGGTATTTCCGATCGGGCGCGATGCCTCCGCCCGCGGCGCCCGGCGGCGGCGAAATTCCACCGCCCACCGGTGAGCCGTTGGTCTACAGTCCATCGCGCGAAGCGACGCCGGCTCCGGCGCCGGGCCCGGCGGCTCCGGCGGCTCCTTTGCCTCCGCCCTCCGCAACGTCTGCGGCGTCCCCAGCGCCGGCTGCAACGCCCGCAGCCCCCATTGCCGCTGCTCCGGCCGCTCCAATCGGCACGGGGAATCCGGAAGCGGACTACACCCAGGCGCAAAAGAGTTATGCGAGCGAGAATTACAAGGCGGCCCTTGAACAGTTCGATGCGTTTCTGACGCAGTATCCGACGTCCGAGAACGCGCCCAATGCGCTGTTCTGGAAGGCGAAGGCGCTGCAAAGCCTCGAGCAGCACGAGCAGGCCATAGCCGAGTTTGAAAAACTGCGCACCAATTATCCGACGAGCGTCCGGGTTCCGTACGCGATGCTGTATCAGGCCATCTGCCAGGCCAAACTGGGCCAGACGGCGCGCGCAAGCGAACTGATGCAGGAGGTGATCCGAAATTATCCGATGACGCCCGCGGCGGATCAGGCGAAAACGGAGATCAAGAGGCTGAAACCCAATTGA